Proteins encoded together in one Yersinia mollaretii ATCC 43969 window:
- the aspA gene encoding aspartate ammonia-lyase has product MSNNIRIEEDLLGTREVPAEAYYGVHTLRAIENFYISNSKISDVPEFVRGMVMVKKAAAMANKELHTIPRKIADIIIQACDEVLDKGKCMDQFPVDVFQGGAGTSLNMNTNEVLANIGLELMGHQKGEYQYLNPNDHLNKCQSTNDAYPTGFRIAVYASIMKLIDAINELGEGFGRKSKEFEKILKMGRTQLQDAVPMTLGQEFRAFQVLLNEETKNLQRTAELLLEVNLGATAIGTALNTPEGYSELAIKKLSEISGLPCIPAEDLIEATSDCGAYVMVHSALKRLAVKMSKICNDLRLLSSGPRTGLNEINLPELQAGSSIMPAKVNPVIPEVVNQVCFKVIGNDTCITMAAEAGQLQLNVMEPVIGQAMFESIHILTNACYNLLEKCINGITANKEVCERYVFNSIGIVTYLNPFIGHHNGDIVGKICAETGKNVREVVLERGLLTEAELDDIFSVENLMHPAYKAKRYTDENEQ; this is encoded by the coding sequence ATGTCAAATAACATTCGTATTGAAGAAGACCTGTTAGGTACACGAGAAGTCCCCGCAGAGGCTTACTACGGTGTTCATACCCTGCGTGCGATTGAAAACTTCTATATCAGTAACAGTAAAATCAGTGATGTTCCAGAATTTGTACGCGGCATGGTTATGGTTAAAAAAGCGGCGGCAATGGCGAACAAAGAGCTACACACAATCCCTCGTAAGATTGCTGACATCATTATTCAGGCATGTGACGAAGTTCTGGATAAAGGGAAGTGTATGGATCAGTTCCCGGTTGACGTGTTCCAAGGCGGTGCAGGCACCTCTTTGAACATGAATACCAACGAGGTTCTGGCTAATATCGGTCTGGAACTGATGGGTCACCAAAAGGGCGAGTATCAATACCTTAACCCTAACGACCATCTGAACAAATGTCAGTCCACCAACGATGCCTACCCAACCGGCTTCCGCATTGCGGTCTACGCCTCCATTATGAAGTTGATCGATGCGATCAATGAATTAGGCGAAGGTTTCGGTAGAAAATCCAAAGAATTCGAGAAAATTCTGAAAATGGGGCGCACCCAGTTACAGGATGCAGTGCCAATGACACTGGGTCAGGAGTTCCGCGCTTTCCAAGTGCTGTTGAACGAAGAGACCAAAAACCTGCAACGTACCGCAGAGTTGCTGCTGGAAGTTAACCTCGGCGCGACTGCTATCGGTACCGCGCTGAATACCCCAGAAGGCTACTCAGAGCTGGCAATCAAAAAACTCTCTGAAATCAGTGGATTGCCATGCATCCCAGCCGAGGATTTGATTGAAGCGACCTCCGACTGCGGTGCTTATGTGATGGTGCACAGCGCCCTGAAACGTCTGGCCGTTAAGATGTCAAAAATCTGTAATGACTTGCGTCTGCTGTCATCCGGTCCACGTACCGGTCTGAATGAAATCAATCTGCCTGAGTTGCAGGCTGGTTCTTCAATCATGCCTGCAAAAGTGAACCCGGTGATTCCAGAAGTTGTTAACCAGGTTTGTTTTAAGGTGATTGGTAACGACACTTGCATTACTATGGCGGCCGAAGCAGGTCAGCTCCAATTGAACGTGATGGAGCCAGTGATTGGCCAGGCGATGTTTGAGTCCATCCACATCCTGACAAATGCTTGTTACAACCTGTTGGAAAAATGCATTAACGGCATTACCGCCAACAAAGAGGTTTGCGAGCGTTACGTCTTTAATTCCATCGGTATCGTCACCTATCTCAACCCATTCATTGGTCACCATAACGGCGACATCGTGGGCAAGATCTGTGCGGAAACCGGTAAGAATGTACGGGAAGTGGTTCTGGAACGCGGCTTATTAACTGAAGCCGAGCTGGACGACATTTTCTCTGTTGAGAACCTGATGCATCCGGCCTATAAAGCGAAACGTTATACCGATGAAAATGAACAATAA
- a CDS encoding FxsA family protein, producing the protein MRWLPLALIFLLAYIEISIFIKVAAVLGVLVTLLLVILSSCVGISLVRNQGIKTFMQMQQKLAAGESPAAEMVKSVSLILAGFLLLIPGFFTDFLGLLLLLPPIQKSLTLKLMPHLNIYRGSGFGTGSGPMGGGNTFDGEFQRKADDRYTVEHRPDEDDKPTDNRFKDDR; encoded by the coding sequence GTGCGTTGGTTACCGTTAGCGCTGATATTTTTATTGGCATACATAGAAATATCGATATTTATCAAGGTCGCAGCTGTGTTGGGGGTCTTGGTGACCTTGCTGCTGGTGATCCTAAGCTCCTGCGTGGGGATATCTCTGGTGCGCAACCAAGGGATAAAAACTTTCATGCAGATGCAGCAAAAACTGGCGGCAGGTGAAAGCCCGGCGGCAGAGATGGTCAAGAGTGTCTCGCTGATTTTAGCGGGCTTCTTGCTGCTGATCCCCGGCTTTTTCACCGACTTCCTCGGTTTGCTGCTACTACTACCACCCATTCAAAAATCGTTGACGCTAAAACTGATGCCACATCTGAACATTTATCGTGGCAGCGGTTTTGGCACAGGCAGCGGCCCAATGGGCGGCGGAAATACCTTTGACGGCGAGTTTCAGCGTAAAGCCGATGATCGCTACACCGTAGAGCATCGTCCCGATGAGGATGATAAACCTACAGATAATCGTTTTAAAGATGATAGATAA
- a CDS encoding co-chaperone GroES, with amino-acid sequence MKIRPLHDRVIVKRKEVESKSAGGIVLTGTAAGKSTRGEVLAVGNGRILDNGEIKPLDVKVGDIVIFNDGYGVKSEKIDHEEVLIMSESDILAIVEA; translated from the coding sequence ATGAAAATTCGTCCATTGCATGACCGCGTTATCGTCAAGCGCAAAGAAGTTGAATCCAAATCGGCTGGCGGCATCGTTCTGACTGGCACTGCAGCGGGTAAATCTACCCGTGGTGAAGTTCTGGCAGTCGGCAATGGTCGCATCCTGGATAACGGTGAGATCAAGCCGCTGGATGTGAAAGTAGGCGACATCGTTATTTTCAACGATGGTTACGGCGTGAAGTCAGAGAAGATCGACCATGAAGAAGTGTTGATCATGTCCGAAAGCGACATTCTGGCAATTGTTGAAGCGTAA